From the Plasmodium vivax chromosome 5, whole genome shotgun sequence genome, one window contains:
- a CDS encoding tryptophan-rich antigen (Pv-fam-a) (encoded by transcript PVX_090270A) — MAKKTVTKVAKKKVTKVAEKTGTKVADKTGTKVADKTGTKVADKTGTKVAEKTGTKVADKTGTKVAEKTGTNISQKEDEKGPPKEDTQGTQKADAKAIQQADAQVSEKWKKKEWKEWIKKAESDLDIFNALMDNEKEKKWYSEKEKEWNKWIKGVEKKWMHYNKNIYVEYRSLVFWVGLKWVESQWEKWILSDGLEFLVMDWKKWIKENKSNFDEWLKSEWDTWTNSQMEEWKSSNWKLNEDKRWEMWENDKKWIKWLYLKDWINCSKWKKRIQKESKEWLRWTKLKEEMYKNKYGDKWKEWRTDKSIVYDDWKDDLAKRMIKKKQWQVWLKERTALIEKRKAAYPAIMKDIRFIE, encoded by the coding sequence ATGGCTAAAAAAACAGTTACAAAGGtggctaaaaaaaaagttacaaaggTGGCTGAAAAAACAGGCACAAAAGTAGCCGACAAAACAGGCACAAAAGTAGCCGACAAAACAGGCACAAAAGTAGCCGACAAAACAGGCACAAAAGTAGCGGAAAAAACAGGTACAAAAGTAGCCGACAAAACAGGTACAAAAGTAGCGGAAAAAACGGGGACAAATATTTCCCAAAAAGAGGACGAAAAAGGCCCCccaaaggaagacacacAGGGCACCCAAAAGGCCGACGCAAAGGCCATCCAACAGGCCGACGCGCAGGTCTccgaaaaatggaaaaaaaaagagtggaAAGAGTGGATAAAAAAAGCGGAATCCGATTTGGACATCTTCAACGCCCTCATGgataatgaaaaagaaaaaaagtggtacagcgagaaagaaaaggaatggAACAAGTGGATAAAAGGTGTAGAAAAAAAGTGGATGcattataacaaaaatatttatgttgaATACCGATCCCTAGTTTTCTGGGTAGGTTTAAAATGGGTAGAATCACAATGGGAAAAGTGGATTCTATCTGATGGGTTAGAATTTTTGGTGATggattggaaaaaatggatcaaggaaaataaatcaaatttCGACGAATGGCTTAAATCTGAGTGGGATACTTGGACAAATAGCCAAATGGAGGAATGGAAATCCAGTAACTGGAAACTTAACGAAGATAAACGCTGGGAAATGTgggaaaatgataaaaaatggatCAAATGGTTGTACTTAAAGGATTGGATAAATTGtagcaaatggaaaaagagaATACAAAAAGAATCGAAAGAATGGCTTCGCTGGACGAAGTTAAAGGaagaaatgtataaaaataaatacggCGATAAGTGGAAAGAGTGGAGAACCGATAAAAGTATCGTCTATGATGACTGGAAGGATGACCTCGCAAAGAGGAT
- a CDS encoding tryptophan-rich antigen (Pv-fam-a) (encoded by transcript PVX_090275A) → MVSSVSIAVLLLSSALLNNPLVDAAQKKAGKPKGAAATKAATAKGTAAKAATAKKPAAAKAEPSSSQEAASTPAAAAPAAAPSAAEAVKKPKAAAVITAAKPNEYVEEWRVKPLEWKLNEFSNWLKKAEEDWKEFHVVLEDERTKWVANLGDLEKGWFETAEKKWNNYNPGLDLEYKSNILKKAKVWKEGQWKEWIDKSLKKYITDDFKKWMDGHQENLNAALSVNWETWKRQKLLECNSVGWRLKEDKHWIRWTFFSPNIDDIPVPKEFKALYENWKVRRKAETDQWKEWTDRIEKRVIFKDTPAWTKWKNDKTAAFEKWLAAFTNKLVAQKQWTNWV, encoded by the exons ATGGTTTCCAGCGTATCTATTGCCGTCCTTTTGTTATCCTCGGCCCTTCTGAACAATCCCCTCGTTGAC GCTGCCCAAAAGAAGGCAGGAAAACCCAAGGGAGCTGCTGCTACCAAAGCCGCCACGGCCAAAGGTACAGCTGCCAAAGCTGCTACCGCCAAGAAGCCTGCCGCCGCTAAGGCCGAACCATCATCTAGTCAAGAAGCGGCCTCAACCCCCGCAGCTGCTGCTCCTGCGGCTGCCCCCTCTGCTGCCGAAGCCGTCAAAAAACCCAAAGCTGCTGCAGTAATTACCGCAGCTAAACCAAACGAATACGTAGAGGAATGGAGAGTTAAACCACTCGAATGGAAATTGAATGAATTTTCCAATTGGTTAAAGAAAGCCGAAGAAGACTGGAAAGAATTCCACGTGGTCCTTGAAGATGAAAGAACTAAATGGGTTGCAAATTTGGGAGATTTAGAAAAAGGATGGTTCGAAaccgcagaaaaaaaatggaacaactACAACCCAGGTTTGGATCTAGAATACAAAAgcaatatattaaaaaaagcaaaagtcTGGAAAGAGGGTCAATGGAAAGAATGGATTGATAAAAGTTTAAAGAAATACATTACAGACgactttaaaaaatggatggaCGGCCACCAAGAAAACTTAAATGCAGCTCTTAGTGTAAACTGGGAAACAtggaaaagacaaaaattGTTAGAATGCAATTCGGTAGGATGGAGATTAAAGGAAGATAAGCACTGGATCAGATGGACCTTCTTCAGCCCAAACATTGATGATATTCCAGTACCTAAAGAATTTAAAGCACTTTACGAAAACTGGAAAGTAAGAAGAAAGGCAGAAACAGACCAATGGAAAGAATGGACCGATAGAATAGAAAAGAGAGTTATCTTTAAAGACACCCCTGCATggaccaaatggaaaaatgataaaactGCCGCCTTcgaaaaatggctagctgcctTCACTAACAAATTAGTTGCTCAAAAGCAGTGGACCAACTGGGTCTAA
- a CDS encoding PST-A protein (encoded by transcript PVX_090280A) gives MADNASRDEEICLRRTRVDGAPKHDSFLNKDGLLLRSYGWLVKNAIGIIILIHGIKAHARLNFLKPNVEVVSNDKVIVKDENNYYVYEDSWVEYFNKHGYSVFGLDLQGHGLSDGFENLCHNVKEFDDFAYDVMQYIRNIQDSLNDGTVDDGGSSLPFGEDKICERRKPLPTYVVGLSLGGSIALRMLQILGKSQNENTGLNIRGCISISPMITVEKLPSKNSFLFQRVCLPLSKFIADRIPTVRLIAMYPYKMYPYIKYFIEYDKIQSKQAITCRFGYELLKAIDNLDNDIKYMPKNIPVLIIHSKKDILCYYEGSLSFYNRLDVKNKEMHTLVDMEHILTWEPGNERVSKKIVEWIMGLSSEGGAASEGGSISEGSSTSEGSSTSEGSNTSEGGSTSEGSSTSEMVSMGSASL, from the coding sequence ATGGCCGATAATGCATCGCGCGATGAAGAAATATGCTTGAGGAGAACTCGGGTTGATGGGGCACCAAAGCATGATTcgtttttaaataaagaTGGGTTGCTATTAAGAAGCTACGGATGGTTAGTAAAAAACGCCATAGGCATTATAATACTAATTCATGGAATTAAAGCTCACGCGAGActaaactttttaaaacccAATGTAGAGGTAGTAAGCAACGATAAGGTTATAGTGAAGgatgaaaataattactACGTTTATGAAGATAGCTGGGtagaatattttaataaacatGGGTATTCCGTTTTTGGGTTAGATTTACAAGGCCACGGTTTATCAGATGGATTTGAAAATCTCTGCCATAATGTAAAAGAGTTTGACGATTTCGCTTATGATGTGATGCAGTACATTAGGAACATTCAGGATAGCTTAAATGATGGTACTGTTGACGATGGGGGTAGTAGTTTGCCATTTGGAGAGGACAAGATATGTGAGAGGAGGAAGCCGCTTCCCACTTATGTAGTCGGTTTATCTCTGGGTGGAAGTATCGCTTTAAGGATGCTACAAATATTAGGAAAGtcgcaaaatgaaaatacaGGACTAAACATCAGAGGGTGCATCTCCATCTCTCCAATGATAACTGTTGAGAAGCTACCATCCAAaaattcgtttttatttcagCGCGTTTGTCTCCCATTGTCCAAGTTCATTGCTGATCGGATCCCAACGGTCAGACTTATTGCCATGTATCCTTATAAAATGTATCcgtatattaaatattttattgagTATGATAAAATTCAATCTAAGCAGGCCATCACGTGTAGATTTGGCTATGAGCTTTTGAAAGCAATCGACAATTTAGACaatgatataaaatacatGCCTAAAAACATTCCTGTGCTGATTATTCACTCTAAGAAGGACATTTTGTGCTACTATGAAGGATCCCTATCGTTCTACAACCGACTCGATGTAAAGAATAAGGAGATGCACACACTGGTGGATATGGAGCATATCCTCACTTGGGAGCCCGGGAATGAGAGGGTTTCGAAGAAGATCGTCGAGTGGATTATGGGTCTGTCATCGGAGGGGGGCGCCGCATCTGAGGGGGGCAGCATATCTGAGGGGAGCAGCACATCTGAGGGGAGCAGCACATCTGAGGGGAGCAACACATCTGAGGGGGGCAGCACATCTGAGGGGAGCAGCACATCTGAAATGGTTAGCATGGGAAGCGCCTCTCTCTAA
- a CDS encoding Pvstp1, putative (encoded by transcript PVX_090285A) — translation MAYAKIINFESLPLISDIKNNEQYKSLITEYERIFVDYVKDIVEKDKNTESRIKCIKLNYKLDELKDKFIKVVNSLSSEKDAEEKWNNLVENIMLKSLGTMTNNSCFRSTKYQYSSEVRELRETIEVHCEERDKFYYELKDKEMKENDVCKEFIPWLMERMVTYVNGYLWRKYVTQRNKIDEFIIDECSIVNMFDNKFDCAGYYSEFRHHLPYSLRSKYPPTNKFSTGQDFEKIIGTGQNGEPVKVLNSQVGESVDPLISSPGLANKRQTSISLDKNRTYEIKLVTEDKSKPKAQIVQDPSHVRKDSSVHATQPQTADNTQTVSPQTILGRSVSSSDPIQTVFLAPDPADQDNSTTFQFLVKGIPQPIAVPSAAAAAATATPPPPPPQQQQQQQHPEPVARPSVGQAQAQAQAQVQVQQQQQQQQLPPPPPPASVSASSSHVTSGAGHINPKKLQGAAPGTHAKVVNQPVSVSRNTQLSGQNNRGPITGINIQGTQQVVMAEDAFKKVFTNETNLLCHLFPLTQYTSLGSLLGIKRKKRYSKIIHKIAVKPAHDKEKKKDISYDSLDVPVRDIEYEYLIRNRDILKGLQTPKKKKSGSKTIVEIHMEVLEECKREEWELIREDFLEIVLQEFMKNESDTCESTSSNDLIGADSHNSDEMYIQKHLWHSWEDEHKHIFDKLKEKTWFHSLKKEWKREQEGLQENELSECDQLNGEQYVPFIERQKCVWAKWVSKQRIRMEQYAEVGWFDKLIEQYQKETNHYVEKATNNTSAPKVNKTKHEADNHESCVLTKKELITKVWMLILMMVLDECKEEDDLQNRELYLDDHIGKCLKKENEETSQDISDLDRNFFERPKKKETDEYKAEMFKNLIEEAIHNKLHKNDQRDDNDVEEEDPMEKYNTDTYMLHLNDDHTNSLNGEDEESFLNGEYINPEGNYHAGSEGDTSLPSEQDQLGEIFNELKSESNELQSDNGMGKTHQMEVTDSDSSSDEDVEGKKYFIYSSMPNSPEKGGDETYATYNG, via the exons atggcATAcgcaaaaataattaattttgaatCATTACCATTAATCagtgatataaaaaataacgaacAGTATAAAAGCCTCATTACCGAATATGAACGGATATTTGTTGATTATGTTAAAGATATTGTtgaaaaagacaaaaatacTGAGTCACGTATCAAATGTATTAAACTGAACTATAAGCTAGATGAACTGAaagataaatttataaaagttGTAAACTCTTTATCCAGTGAAAAAGACGCggaggaaaaatggaataatttAGTTGAgaatattatgttaaaaagtTTGGGTACGATGACAAATAATAGTTGTTTTAGAAGCACTAAATATCAATATAGTTCAGAAGTAAGGGAATTAAGGGAAACTATAGAAGTGCATTGTGAAGAGAGGGATAAGTTTTATTATGAATTGAAGGataaagaaatgaaagaaaatgatgTGTGTAAAGAATTTATTCCTTGGCTCATGGAGAGAATGGTTACCTATGTAAATGGTTATTTATGGAGAAAATATGTTAcacaaagaaataaaattgatgaaTTTATAATCGATGAATGTAGTATTGTTAATATGTTTGACAACAAATTTGACTGCGCAGGTTATTATTCAGAATTTCGTCATCATCTTCCCTATAGTTTGAGAAGTAAGTACCCTCCAACTAATAAATTTAGTACCGGTCAAGATTTCGAGAAAATTATTGGTACAGGTCAAAATGGCGAGCCAGTTAAAGTATTAAATTCTCAAGTAGGTGAAAGTGTAGACCCATTAATTTCTAGTCCAGGTTTAGCTAATAAAAGACAGACCTCAATATCACTTGATAAAAACAGAACATATGAAATTAAACTAGTTACAGAAGATAAAAGTAAACCTAAAGCCCAAATTGTTCAAGATCCAAGTCATGTACGTAAAGATTCAAGTGTTCATGCAACTCAACCCCAAACTGCAGATAATACACAAACTGTATCTCCCCAAACTATCCTTGGGCGCAGTGTGAGTTCATCTGACCCAATTCAAACTGTTTTTTTGGCACCGGATCCTGCAGATCAGGATAATTCGACCACATTTCAGTTCCTGGTTAAGGGAATACCACAACCTATTGCAGTACcatcagcagcagcagctgcAGCTACAGCaacaccaccaccaccaccgccacaacaacaacaacaacaacaacatcCAGAACCAGTAGCAAGACCATCAGTAGGCCAAGCACAAGCACAAGCACAAGCACAAGTACAAgtacaacaacaacaacagcaacaacaactaccaccaccaccaccaccagcATCCGTTTCCGCTAGCAGTAGCCATGTTACTTCTGGTGCAGGACATATCAATCCTAAAAAACTACAGGGTGCAGCTCCTGGAACACACGCTAAAGTTGTAAACCAACCAGTAAGCGTAAGTAGAAATACTCAATTGAGCGGACAAAATAATCGTGGCCCAATAACTGGTATAAATATTCAAGGAACACAACAAGTTGTAATGGCAGAAGATG cttttaaaaaggtgttCACAAATGAAACTAACCTTTTATGCCATTTGTTCCCATTAACGCAGTACACCTCCTTAGGATCTCTGCTTGgaattaaaagaaagaagaGATACTCGAAAATAATACACAAAATAGCGGTAAAGCCTGCCCAtgacaaagaaaaaaaaaaggatatatCATATGATAGTTTGGACGTACCAGTGCGAGACATAGAATATGAATACTTAATACGTAACCGTGACATCCTAAAAGGGTTACAAAcgccaaagaaaaaaaaaagtggctcAAAAACGATTGTAGAGATACATATGGAAGTGCTAGAGgaatgcaaaagggaagagtgGGAATTGATCAGGGAAGATTTTCTCGAAATAGTCCTCCAagaatttatgaaaaatgaaagtgaCACGTGTGAAAGTACCTCAAGTAACGATTTGATCGGGGCAGATTCACACAATAGCGATGAGATGTACATACAAAAGCATCTGTGGCATAGTTGGGAAGATGAACATAAGCACATCTTCGATAAGTTGAAAGAGAAAACGTGGTTCCATAGTTTAAAGAAGGAATGGAAAAGGGAACAAGAAGGTCTCCAAGAAAATGAGCTATCAGAATGCGACCAACTAAACGGGGAACAATATGTTCCCTTCATagaaaggcaaaaatgtgtatggGCAAAGTGGGTTTCAAAACAACGCATACGCATGGAGCAGTACGCCGAAGTGGGATGGTTTGACAAACTGATAGAGCAGTACCAAAAGGAGACAAACCATTACGTAGAAAAAGCGACCAACAACACATCAGCACCAAAAGtgaataaaacaaaacatgAGGCGGATAACCACGAATCGTGCGTacttacaaaaaaggaactaaTAACAAAAGTGTGGATGCTCATACTCATGATGGTTCTGGATGAATGCAAAGAGGAAGATGATCTGCAAAATAGGGAGTTGTACTTGGATGACCACATAGGAAAATGtttgaagaaagaaaatgagGAAACGTCCCAAGACATATCAGATTTGGACAGAAACTTTTTCGAaagaccaaaaaaaaaagaaactgaTGAGTACAAAGcagaaatgtttaaaaatctCATAGAAGAAGCGATACACAACAAATTACACAAAAACGATCAGCGTGATGATAATGAcgtagaggaggaagaccccATGGAGAAATACAACACGGATACATACATGTTACACCTGAATGATGATCATACGAATTCGTTAAATGGCGAAGATGAGGAAAGTTTCCTAAATGGGGAGTATATAAACCCTGAGGGGAATTACCATGCTGGAAGTGAAGGGGACACCTCCTTGCCAAGCGAACAAGACCAATTAGGGGAAATCTTTAACGAATTAAAAAGCGAATCAAATGAACTGCAGAGCGATAACGGAATGGGGAAAACACATCAAATGGAAGTGACAGATTCAGACTCATCATCTGATGAAGATGTAGAgggcaaaaaatatttcatctACAGTTCTATGCCCAATTCACCCGAAAAGGGAGGAGATGAAACTTATGCAACATACAACGGGTAA